A window of the Methanocella sp. genome harbors these coding sequences:
- a CDS encoding glycosyltransferase family 2 protein, with amino-acid sequence MSEFLLILPTLNEEEALGALAPEIPKWMDVLVVDGGSADKTRQVAESLGYGFLPQKFGKGKGCGVRSAMEYFLGRDYRYMGMIDADYTNPPSEMERMLTEIKADGDDMVLGARDRKVQHDRLGWFSLFINSSTSGIVSFAYGMKLPDIQTSYWLFSRRAVETIYPGLAATGFEIEYDMVYNAWKEGLSIGTVPVTIRNRLGESKFTNYLRLKQIYHGLRYVGKSLYVMATGQRSNGRHP; translated from the coding sequence ATGAGCGAATTCCTGCTAATACTCCCCACGCTGAACGAGGAAGAAGCACTGGGAGCCCTCGCCCCCGAGATCCCGAAGTGGATGGACGTCCTGGTAGTGGACGGCGGCTCGGCCGATAAGACCAGGCAGGTCGCCGAAAGCCTGGGATACGGCTTTTTACCCCAGAAGTTCGGCAAGGGCAAGGGCTGTGGCGTCCGGTCGGCCATGGAATATTTCCTGGGCAGGGATTACCGTTATATGGGCATGATCGATGCCGATTATACGAATCCGCCCTCCGAGATGGAACGCATGCTTACCGAGATAAAGGCCGACGGCGACGATATGGTGCTGGGCGCCCGGGACCGGAAGGTGCAGCATGACAGGCTCGGCTGGTTCTCGCTTTTCATCAACTCTTCCACTTCGGGCATCGTCTCTTTTGCGTATGGGATGAAGCTGCCCGACATACAGACCAGCTACTGGCTGTTCAGCCGCAGGGCCGTCGAGACTATCTATCCCGGCCTGGCCGCCACGGGCTTCGAGATCGAGTACGACATGGTCTATAACGCGTGGAAAGAAGGGCTGAGCATCGGCACCGTCCCCGTGACAATACGGAATCGGCTAGGGGAGTCAAAGTTTACGAATTACCTGCGGCTCAAGCAGATATACCACGGGTTGCGGTACGTGGGCAAGAGCCTGTACGTGATGGCCACGGGCCAGAGATCTAACGGCCGGCACCCTTAG
- a CDS encoding prenyltransferase, with translation MNFQAWLKEFRVLFLIFVALPVVLGSAVAYAYEPQSFSLPYCVLAVIAMMSLHAGTVILNDYFDFRSGTDVLNKERTPYSGGSGLLPEGTLSPAGVLIAGLLSFGLSALLGTFIVLTRSPIVLVIGVIGAAIGFFYTAPPFKLAYRGFGETARLFATPLMVLGAFVVQVPPASMADMSSYVGPLTVVLVSSLPVAFLNTAALYIFQFPDYEADSAVGKTNLVVRLGRKNAVYVFILLSALAYIVLLAGIVSGLLPFFSAIAFVALPLSAFACKGLLVYFDLPKKLVPYMKSASDAYILATIALTLAFFI, from the coding sequence ATGAATTTTCAGGCCTGGCTAAAGGAATTTCGGGTCTTATTTTTAATTTTTGTGGCGCTGCCCGTCGTCCTCGGCTCGGCGGTCGCCTACGCATATGAGCCCCAGTCGTTCAGCCTGCCCTATTGTGTTCTGGCAGTCATCGCCATGATGTCCCTGCACGCAGGCACCGTCATCCTGAACGACTATTTTGATTTCCGCAGCGGCACGGACGTATTAAATAAAGAGCGCACGCCGTACAGCGGTGGCAGCGGCCTCCTGCCCGAAGGCACCCTGAGTCCGGCGGGGGTGCTCATCGCGGGCCTCCTCAGCTTCGGGCTTAGCGCCCTGCTCGGCACATTTATCGTCCTCACCCGGAGCCCCATCGTCCTCGTCATCGGTGTTATAGGCGCCGCCATCGGCTTCTTCTATACGGCGCCACCCTTCAAGCTGGCTTACCGGGGCTTTGGCGAGACGGCGAGGCTCTTCGCTACGCCGCTGATGGTGCTGGGCGCCTTTGTCGTGCAGGTGCCGCCGGCATCGATGGCGGATATGAGCAGCTACGTCGGGCCTCTTACCGTAGTTCTCGTCTCGTCGCTGCCCGTGGCCTTCCTGAACACGGCCGCCTTGTACATCTTCCAGTTCCCGGACTACGAGGCGGACTCGGCCGTCGGGAAGACGAACCTGGTCGTGCGCCTGGGCAGAAAGAACGCCGTATATGTCTTTATTCTCTTGAGCGCCCTGGCCTACATTGTGCTTTTAGCCGGTATCGTGTCGGGCCTGCTCCCGTTTTTCTCGGCGATCGCCTTCGTGGCCCTGCCGCTGAGCGCTTTCGCATGTAAGGGCTTATTGGTATATTTCGATTTGCCAAAGAAGCTCGTACCATACATGAAGTCGGCGAGCGACGCATATATTCTGGCGACAATTGCCCTGACGCTGGCATTTTTTATCTAA